ACTGTAATGCTATTTAAATCACTTATATCTAATGCATACAAAGAGTCAGTATAATATGAGGTTAGGTAAGCTATATTTGAATCAACTTCTACATTGAACCCTCCTTCAATATCTGTATTTGTATAATCACATAGAACTTGTATATTATATTTGTCAGATATGTCAAAACACATAAAACTTGAGTCTCTTAAAAGCACATATGCAATATCGTTATGTATTTCTATTTCAACTGGATAGGTTCCAGAACTAAGAGTATAGTCATCTGTTTTAACTACATTATTTGGATTTGAAATATCATAGATTTCTATTCCTTTGAATTCAGAACCAACATAAGCATAATTTTCTTCTACTATTATTGTAAAAGGTCTGCTTGTGCCAGTTTTAGAATTTAAATATGCTAAATTGTTTGTTGTATCATCTTGAGTTACTGAATTAACAAAAAAACTGTTAAATTTCTGTAAATGATTATCTACATCATCTTCATAACAAGAAACATAATATTCTAACATCTCATTAGTTGTTACAGTAACTAATCTGTTATAACTTATGCCTGTGTTTATCATATTTTCCCATACATCATCAACAAAGATTTTACAAGTCCCTTCTCCAAAATATGCTGAATTTTTTCTAAAATCTGCACTAAATACTATATCGTCACCTACTTTTGTGTTTATGTCAGAATTATCTGAAATAAATAATTCGTAATAATCTAGACTTTGCCCAAATATATTTCCTTTAAGAGGATAATTGTCTATTGCAATTTCACTTCTCTCTGCTACACTTAAATCAAAAATACTATCGCAAATTCCATTTGCATCACCATCCATACATAATTCCGAATGATTCTTTTCTGCTTTCCAGAAATAAGTATTGTCATAACATATTCCAACATAGTTTGTTTCCCATGTTGCACAATCAAGACCAAGATGGGTTAATTTGGACCAGTAATTACCACCACTACAAGAACCTCCCACAATATTAGTTTCACTACAATCTAAAGGTTTATTTAGATAATTTGTTGTTCCTGATGCTTCTTCGTAGTTTATTGTATTTGCAAGAATGTTATTATAGAATAGATTATTTGAATTTTGAACACTTATTCCTGAAGGATAATTTGCAATTAGTGTTGAATTTGCAATTGTATTAGATTCTCCTTGAATAAATATTCCTGTAGCAAAATTTCTCTCTATTATTGTATTATCAACAATATTATTGTCTCCTCGAATATATACTACGAATTGAGAGTTTTGACTAAAATAACTATTTTTAAGTATGTTGTCGTTTGACCCTAAATCAAAAAAAATACCATATTGGGTATTATTAGTTACATAAATGTCTTCAAAAAGATTATTTGTTGATTGACTTATCCTAAAATCACTATTATTTGTCGAATTAATTCCTATGAGATTAGTGTTGTCTGTATGGTACATATATAATCCATTGTTATTGTAATTATCTGAACCCATAATGTCTATATCTGTTAATGTTGAATCATCTGCATCACAAAGAATTACTGAAGCATATTCATCATTGTTTAAATTAACTTGTGAATTTGCGTATAAAATTTCTCTTCCATTGCTGAACAGATTACTTATTGTATTATCACAATCAATAAAACCGTATGGACTAAAATAATAATCTGATTGTTTATTTTCTTGCATTATCGAATTTGTAATAATTACTTTATTTGAATATAAATGTGAAAATCCTTGGTAATTATTTTGCAAATTTAAATTGTCAAAACTATTATTGTCTGCATGAAATAAATAAATTCCTTTTCCAAAATCTTCAATTCTACAATTATTAACTGATACATCATTAGTATTTATCTTGAATTCTATTCCATAATAGCTTAAACTTCCATCTCCAGTAATTAAATGATTTTGACAATCTATTGTGAAGTCAGTTTTTGATTGTGTATCAATACAACTACCTGAATCTTGATTTATGTCAGATGTAAGTCTAATTAAATCTCCTGAAACAGAGTTAGAAATTGCAGTATTACAGGAATTACAAGTATTACAGTCATATGTTGCAGAATAAGTTGAGATTGATAACATAGAAATCACTAATATAAAAATTGTGAGAAAAAATATACAACATTTCTTGAAAGGTGTGCTAGTCATTATATAATTATAAAGATATCGTGATTTATAAGATTAGTGATTATTTAGCAAATGCTTAATAATAAGAAGTTGTTCTTTTTCTTTATGAAAGAGTTCGAAAAATTAAACATTATTGATGATATTATTAAAGTTATTAAAGAGGAAGATTTTAAATTTCCTACACTTATTCAAAAGAAAACTATCCCAAAACTTCTTGCTGGAGGAGATGTTATTGCAACTTCTGCAACTGGCTCAGGTAAAACTCTAGCTTTTGCCTCAAGAGTTATTGAATTATGTGATCCTAATTTAAAAAATATCCAAGCAATTGTTATTACGCCTACAAGAGAGCTTGCAAAACAAGTTGGAGCAGATATTTCAAAATTTTCAAAATTTGTTGGATTAAATATTGTTAATGTTTATGGTGGCCAGTCTATTGATAAAGAAATTGAAAGTTTGAAAAATGCTCAAATTGTTGTTTGTACAACAGGAAGACTAATTGATCATATTGATAGAAAAACTATTAATCTTGAGAATATACAAGCTTTGGTTCTAGATGAGGTTGATTTAATGCTTGAGAAAGAGTTTCTTTTAGATATTGAGAAGATTTTAGGAGTTGTTCCTAATTATATTCAAAAAATGTTCTTTTCTGCAACTATTACTGAGGAAATGTTGAAACTTGCATCTAAATATATGAATGAACCTTCTAAAATTAAGGCAGAGTTTGTTGTTGATGAAAAGAAACTTTTGCAAAGTTATTTTCAAATTGAGAAAAATGAAAAATTATCTTTACTTATTCATTTATTAAAATATCAAAGTTCAGGATTGAATTTAGTTTTTGTTAATAGACATGAGACTGCAGAATTTATTAAAAAAAATGTTTCCAAATTTACTGATTTAAAGACTAGATGTGTTCATGGCGCAATTGATGAGAGTAAAAGGAATAAAATTATTTCAGATTTTAGAGATGAAAAGTTTGATGTTTTAATTACAACAGATATTGCTGCTAGAGGTATTGATATTCCTAATATTTCCCATATTTATAATTATAATGTCCCTAAAGACAAAGTTAAATATGTTCATAGAATTGGTAGAACAGCTAGAGCAGGAGCAGAAGGATTAGTTATTAATTTTGTTGCTGGAAAAGATATGGATAATTTTACTAAAATTATTGGAGAATATTTTAAGAATATGAAATTTAAAAGATTACCTGACTATGAAAAAATTGAACCTAAATTTAAAGAAAAAGAAAGTCAAAAGGTTATTAAAGTAGGAAATAAGAAATTTTATCGTTAAAAATAATAGTGTTGTCAAGATAAGTAGTAACAAAAGATAGTTTTATAAATTACTATGCTTTCTAAATTTTTATGGTATTTAAAGAAGAGCTTAAAATGATTAAATTTGCTTTTGATAAAGTTAAAAGAGAGATATTTTTTCTTGCTGAGAAAGTTAGTAGGGTTGAGAGTCAATCTAAAAAAGATTTTGATTCTCTAAAAAGAGAAATGGAGATTTTAAAACTTAAGATTGTATCTTTAGAAAAGATTGATAAAGTTACTAGTTCTCATGAAGAGCAACATTTTTTAGTAGGTAATTCCGAATCTAAAAAGCTACATTATTCAAATTGTCCTTACGCACATAAGATGTCTAAAGACCATATTGTTACATTTAATAGTCTTAAAGAAGCTTTAGATGAGGGTTATGATAGATGTTCTTGTTTATCCGATTAGTAACATTTATAAACACAATTTTTTTTGAATTAATTAGATTAAAATGAGTAGTTCCATAGGTAAAAAAAATCATCAGAATTATATTACTTTAGAAAATGGTTGGATAATTCCTGAATATAAAAAAGATATTATTGATATAAGTAATGATTATAATGAGATTTATATTTATGATTGTAATGTTCCAATGCTATCTGCAGGAATACCTATTTTTAGTAAAAATAAGTTAAATTTGATTCCTGGAGCAATAATGACCATCTTGCCTGATTCAGAATTTATAAATAAATTCTCAGTTTCTATTAGAAATGATGGATTATTAAAAAAACTTTTTAATGATTTGAAAGTTAGAGAAGATTTGCAAAATGTATTTTTAAATCCAAAATTTGTTAATGGAATTGAACAACGATTTTTTGATGGCTTAGATGGTGAATACGAAATTAGAGACATAAAAATAAGTCTTAATAAGAATCATCAATATGTTGGATTCAATATTAATTGAGATTTTGAATAAAATTAACTTTATAAATAACTAATTCTTGAATTTAATATGAAATTGTTTAGATATACTTTATTCCTTTTTATTTTGCTATTTTTTTCGAGTTTTGTTTATTCAGGATTTTATGCAGATATTTCGATTGATATTAAAGATAACGGTGAAGTTAGTATTGATGGAAAAACAAATTATGCCTTATTTCAAAATGTTATTGATTCTCAAAGTTATACTTCTAAGAATGCTGAGTATTGGGTTTTAAATTTATCATCTACTGAAAAATTTGATAATTATATTTTTGAATTAAATTTACCTAAAGGAGCACAAATTAATTATATTAGAACTACTCCAAATATGAGAATTGATGAGAGTAATAGTCGTCTTAAAATTATTGGAACTGGTGAAGATAAACCTTTTACTTTAATTGTTCAATATAAAATTGATAAAGTTGATTCTAGTTTGCTTAGAAATTCTACTTTTATTGTTTCTTCAATAATATTTTTTATTGCATTAATTATTATTCTATCTTTGCTTTTCAAACTTAAAGAGAAGAGTAAAAAACAAATTTTAGTGAAAGATGATCTAAATTTAGAAGATAATGAAGATTTTTCTAAATCAACTTATAATCTTGAAAATTTGACACAGAGACAACAAGAGATAGTAAAACTAATTGAAAAACATAAAAAGATGACGCAAAAACAACTTGAAGCAGTAATGAATATTCCTAAATCTTCTGTTTCAAGAAATGTCCAATCTTTAGTTATTAAAGGTATTTTAAAAAAAGAAAAAGCAGGTCAATCAAATTATATTGAAATAAATCTAGAATAGACTTAGTTCCGGTTGTTTCCGCTTAGTTCTGGGAAGCATTTATATATAGTTCCGTACATAATTTCATACCGATCAATATAGGTTTATTAAAAAATGATGCAGTCAAAAATCTTTAAATGGATTTTCAAGAAATTTTAGAATTTCTAAGCCTTTGTCAAAAAAATTGTCAAAGTTTCGGTATCATTTTAAAACACGTAGAGTATATTATTTAAAAATGATGAAAAAAATAAATGCAATTTTATTAAATTTAGTTTTATTAATGTCTATGACTTCTTTAGTATTTGCTGAAGATGAAGTAGTAATTAGTAATGATGCAATAGTTTTAGCTGATAGCGATGGAGCTCAAGTTAGACTTTTACAATTAGAAGCAAGAGTAGAGACTCAAAATGGAAATTCTATGGAAATTATTAATAGAATTAAATCTGAGAATTCGGAGTTTGATGTTACTAGACTTGAAGAAATTAATTCAGAACTAGAATCAATTAGAGAGAAAATTTCTCAAATGAATTTAGAAGAAGATGCTACAGTTTTAGCTGCAGAATATGTAGAACTAAAACAATTAGCTATTAAGTTAAGTAGTGAATATAGAGAAATTGCTCAAGGTGCTTTTACTGATGAAGTTAAAGAACAGATAAGGGAAGAGCATAGAAACAATGTTCAAAATCAAAGATTGATGCAAAATCAAAGACTTGAAGAAGCTAAGAATAATTATAATGCTAAAAAAACTGAGCAATATATGAATAAATTTGGTATTAATAATTCTGAATTTGTTGAACAAGTTAGATTAGGTCAAGCTGATATGAATCAAGTTAAAGAACAATTAAAACAAAACTTTAACAATATGGATCAAGAGAAAAAAAATACTGCTTTAAGAGAAATGAATAATGAAAAACAAACTCTTAGAAATGAATTTAGAGAAAGATTCCCTAATGCTGCTCAAGGAGAAGGAATTAGACCTGCAGATGGAACAAGAATCCAAGATGGTATAAATACTAAAAGAGGTTTAGATTAAAATGATTAAATCAAATATTAAAAAAATTAGCTTATTATTATTAGTTTTAGTTTTATTAGGAGCTTTTACAGGATGTAGTAGTTCTGATGATGTTGATACTCCTACTTCAGGAGATACAGTAAATGAAGTTCCTGCAGATTATGATTATACAACTGATGATTTAGATTCTTCTTTAGATGATGAGTTTATTACTGATGATGTTGAGATTGGAGATTTAATTTAATCCCAATTATTTTTGTTTATTTTACATAATATTTATATAGCTATTTTTACTTTTCATTATATGGACTTAGTTAAATATAATAATTTGAAAAATAAATTTGAAGAACTTATTTTCGATACAAAAATTATTACAATAAATTTTAACAATATTGAATCAGTGCAAATATACTTAAGATTAGTTGATAGTTTTTTATTAAACAGTATAAATTTTAAGGATACTGATATTGATGTAGTAGATTTATTCAAACGAAATTTAGGATTTTATTCAAAACCTCAACCAATAAAAGATATTTCTAAAGAATTGAATAAGCAAAAAACAAGAATTGAAGTACTATTTTTAAGAGCCGTTAATAAATTGAGTCATCCATTTAAACAAGCAGAATTAATCTCTTTGTTAATTGATAATGAAATTGCTTTGGACTGGTTAAAAGTTACTGAGATTGTTTCTAAAAATCGTATTATTAAAGATAAATATAGAACTTACATTGTAACTAAATTGAAAGAAAACAATTAATTATTATTTCTTAAATTACTTTCACTTTCTTGTCTTTTGACTTAAAACCTGAGGTTAGTTCTACTCTTAACTTTAATTGCTTTTTAAATAGCTTAATAAGTTCTTCATTTGCTTTGTTATCATCAGGAATTGAGTGTAAAAAAGCTAATATCATCTCATTTTCATTGTCCCAGATTAATTCTGATTTTGAAGATTTAGGTTTTGCTTTTATTTTTATAAATTGGTTAAAAGAGAATTTAGGAAAATTACTCATTTTTGTAAGTTATCATAAGTTTAGGACTACTTGCATTTAATGTGAATTCTGAACTTATTCCACTAAAAGTGAATGTCCCATCATAATTAAAACTCATATTATATCTATTTAGAGTAATTGATGAATTTGTAAATTCGTAATTTAATTCTTCATTTAGTTTGATTCTTCCTTCTTTGAAATCTAAATCAATTTTTTCGTAATATAAATTCGCATTAGTTTTGTCAAATGATGTTAAAGTGAATTGAGTATTTTCTAAATTTAATATATTCTTTCCATAAACAATCTTTTCAGCTGTTCCG
This genomic interval from Candidatus Woesearchaeota archaeon contains the following:
- a CDS encoding right-handed parallel beta-helix repeat-containing protein, which gives rise to MLSISTYSATYDCNTCNSCNTAISNSVSGDLIRLTSDINQDSGSCIDTQSKTDFTIDCQNHLITGDGSLSYYGIEFKINTNDVSVNNCRIEDFGKGIYLFHADNNSFDNLNLQNNYQGFSHLYSNKVIITNSIMQENKQSDYYFSPYGFIDCDNTISNLFSNGREILYANSQVNLNNDEYASVILCDADDSTLTDIDIMGSDNYNNNGLYMYHTDNTNLIGINSTNNSDFRISQSTNNLFEDIYVTNNTQYGIFFDLGSNDNILKNSYFSQNSQFVVYIRGDNNIVDNTIIERNFATGIFIQGESNTIANSTLIANYPSGISVQNSNNLFYNNILANTINYEEASGTTNYLNKPLDCSETNIVGGSCSGGNYWSKLTHLGLDCATWETNYVGICYDNTYFWKAEKNHSELCMDGDANGICDSIFDLSVAERSEIAIDNYPLKGNIFGQSLDYYELFISDNSDINTKVGDDIVFSADFRKNSAYFGEGTCKIFVDDVWENMINTGISYNRLVTVTTNEMLEYYVSCYEDDVDNHLQKFNSFFVNSVTQDDTTNNLAYLNSKTGTSRPFTIIVEENYAYVGSEFKGIEIYDISNPNNVVKTDDYTLSSGTYPVEIEIHNDIAYVLLRDSSFMCFDISDKYNIQVLCDYTNTDIEGGFNVEVDSNIAYLTSYYTDSLYALDISDLNSITVENSYTDPIILNGAYKLKKVDNYLYVLSSYSNTLSIFDVSNPSNMQLINTYNDASFQVFKDIKQLGSNLFILAKETVVILDISNPTNPTKVSELYSQNFNWSSSIEISDLGYLFVSSNGLNQITVVDITNINSPSITETFTNRLIDGVQDTYAYQNKLYTANLGADSISIFDASYYVAENNHSSQIVSIPSVTIDYTPFNSSTTDFSTYTTEELADMENVIFANTYGKIEYTQNISVISSIILTNKLKIENNRIEVNSALIPQFNKPAILEISGITYTEPIIYQDTTICPSNICQLISYENNIVRFSVTGFSYYTIKENTTEVITPPVDGGTSSGGGGGSSSSSPEVSYQSAANVCNIDYTCSNWGSCIGGVQTRTCEDANECSSIIKTESQFCSDSSIISKIIETITNITTEDYIYYYADIDNLNSLYTFFKKVPDKFIIVDKDLKKQYLAILNFSESTTEKVYSILEIKDEESIEYVKELGLETYDFNKTTSGQLKVIPENKDIDKVTYFQIALISIGVIFLISLFLFITFRLLSKD
- a CDS encoding DEAD/DEAH box helicase, with the translated sequence MKEFEKLNIIDDIIKVIKEEDFKFPTLIQKKTIPKLLAGGDVIATSATGSGKTLAFASRVIELCDPNLKNIQAIVITPTRELAKQVGADISKFSKFVGLNIVNVYGGQSIDKEIESLKNAQIVVCTTGRLIDHIDRKTINLENIQALVLDEVDLMLEKEFLLDIEKILGVVPNYIQKMFFSATITEEMLKLASKYMNEPSKIKAEFVVDEKKLLQSYFQIEKNEKLSLLIHLLKYQSSGLNLVFVNRHETAEFIKKNVSKFTDLKTRCVHGAIDESKRNKIISDFRDEKFDVLITTDIAARGIDIPNISHIYNYNVPKDKVKYVHRIGRTARAGAEGLVINFVAGKDMDNFTKIIGEYFKNMKFKRLPDYEKIEPKFKEKESQKVIKVGNKKFYR
- a CDS encoding MarR family transcriptional regulator; this translates as MKLFRYTLFLFILLFFSSFVYSGFYADISIDIKDNGEVSIDGKTNYALFQNVIDSQSYTSKNAEYWVLNLSSTEKFDNYIFELNLPKGAQINYIRTTPNMRIDESNSRLKIIGTGEDKPFTLIVQYKIDKVDSSLLRNSTFIVSSIIFFIALIIILSLLFKLKEKSKKQILVKDDLNLEDNEDFSKSTYNLENLTQRQQEIVKLIEKHKKMTQKQLEAVMNIPKSSVSRNVQSLVIKGILKKEKAGQSNYIEINLE
- a CDS encoding DUF167 domain-containing protein codes for the protein MSNFPKFSFNQFIKIKAKPKSSKSELIWDNENEMILAFLHSIPDDNKANEELIKLFKKQLKLRVELTSGFKSKDKKVKVI